One Streptomyces lincolnensis genomic region harbors:
- a CDS encoding class I SAM-dependent methyltransferase — translation MTTEDHARLMRANQANWDARTPVHVASRFYGLDQDVDPERWFAPFEWDDLGELSGRDVLHLQCHLGTETIAFARRGAQAVGLDFSAASMTAASDIAAKAGVEVDYVRANVYDAVEALGGRRFDVVYTGKGALCYLPDLARWAGVIARLLRPGGLLYIVEFHPLLNSLGPKPAPGEGPELLLRHDYLGGDGPVHRDATHTYTDGPAVEGATDSYEWMHGIGEVVNALTGAGLNVRRLRESDELPWPRWPHMQRTPHGWWRLPEPRIPLLYGLLAGR, via the coding sequence ATGACCACCGAGGACCACGCACGGCTCATGCGGGCCAACCAGGCGAACTGGGACGCCCGTACCCCCGTCCACGTCGCCAGCCGGTTCTACGGGCTCGACCAGGACGTCGACCCCGAGCGCTGGTTCGCCCCCTTCGAGTGGGACGACCTCGGTGAGCTGAGCGGCCGTGACGTGCTCCACCTCCAGTGCCATCTGGGCACCGAGACGATCGCCTTCGCGCGGCGCGGGGCCCAGGCGGTCGGGCTGGACTTCTCCGCCGCGTCCATGACGGCCGCGAGCGACATCGCGGCGAAGGCCGGCGTGGAGGTCGACTACGTGCGGGCCAATGTGTACGACGCCGTCGAGGCCCTTGGGGGACGGCGGTTCGACGTCGTGTACACCGGCAAGGGCGCGCTGTGCTATCTGCCGGACCTGGCGCGATGGGCCGGGGTGATCGCTCGACTCCTGCGCCCGGGTGGCCTGTTGTACATCGTCGAGTTCCATCCGCTGCTCAACTCGCTGGGCCCGAAGCCCGCGCCGGGCGAGGGCCCCGAGCTGCTGCTGCGCCACGACTACCTGGGCGGGGACGGCCCCGTGCACCGGGACGCCACGCACACCTACACCGACGGCCCGGCCGTCGAGGGCGCCACCGACAGTTACGAGTGGATGCACGGAATAGGAGAGGTCGTCAACGCGTTGACGGGGGCAGGACTGAACGTCCGGCGGCTCCGCGAGAGCGACGAGCTGCCGTGGCCGCGCTGGCCGCACATGCAGCGCACTCCGCACGGCTGGTGGCGGCTTCCCGAACCGCGGATCCCGCTTCTCTACGGTCTTCTGGCCGGCCGCTGA
- the rho gene encoding transcription termination factor Rho, whose product MTTTLEHSSAQQQLPARVATGVLDIDAHGKGHLRGLDLLPSPTDLQVPAALVRRYDLRKGDRVDGIRGTQRALTEVARINGRGPEEQRKRRHFRDLTPLHPRERLRLEHPASGLTGRVTDLIAPVGKGQRGLIVAPPKTGKTVLLQQIAAAVAGNHPGARLMVLLVDERPEEVTDMRRSVHGEVYASTFDRPAKQHIALAELVVERAQRLVEAGEDVVILLDSLTRLCRAHNNAAAAGGRTLSGGVDASALIGPKRFFGAARLAEEGGSLTILATALVETGSRADDFFFEELKSTGNMELRLSRDLASRRVFPAVDIAPSGTRREELLLPPAELTTVSGLRRALQSRDGQSTTETLLERLRATPDNATFLRRIQPTLPAG is encoded by the coding sequence GTGACCACCACTCTCGAACACTCTTCCGCCCAGCAGCAGCTTCCGGCCCGGGTCGCCACCGGTGTCCTCGACATCGACGCGCACGGGAAGGGGCACCTGCGGGGCCTCGACCTCCTGCCCTCCCCCACCGACCTCCAGGTCCCGGCCGCGCTCGTCCGCCGGTACGACCTGCGCAAGGGCGACCGCGTCGACGGCATACGCGGCACCCAGCGGGCGCTGACCGAGGTCGCCCGGATCAACGGGCGCGGCCCCGAGGAGCAGCGCAAACGCCGTCACTTCCGTGACCTGACACCGCTGCACCCGCGGGAGCGGCTGCGGCTCGAACACCCGGCGTCCGGGCTGACCGGACGCGTGACCGATCTGATCGCACCCGTCGGCAAGGGCCAGCGCGGGCTGATCGTCGCCCCGCCCAAGACCGGCAAGACCGTGCTGCTCCAGCAGATCGCGGCCGCCGTCGCCGGTAACCACCCCGGGGCCCGGCTGATGGTGCTGCTGGTCGACGAACGCCCCGAGGAGGTCACCGACATGCGCCGCTCCGTGCACGGCGAGGTGTACGCCTCGACCTTCGACCGGCCGGCCAAGCAGCACATCGCCCTCGCCGAACTCGTCGTCGAACGGGCCCAGCGGCTCGTCGAGGCGGGCGAGGACGTCGTCATCCTCCTCGACTCCCTGACCCGGCTGTGCAGGGCCCACAACAACGCGGCCGCCGCCGGTGGCCGCACCCTCAGCGGCGGTGTCGACGCGAGCGCGCTGATCGGCCCCAAGCGGTTCTTCGGCGCCGCCCGGCTGGCCGAGGAGGGCGGCTCGCTCACCATCCTCGCCACCGCGCTGGTGGAGACCGGCTCCCGTGCCGACGACTTCTTCTTCGAGGAGCTCAAGAGCACCGGCAACATGGAGCTGCGCCTCAGCCGCGACCTGGCCTCCCGCCGCGTCTTCCCGGCCGTCGACATCGCCCCCTCCGGCACCCGCCGCGAGGAACTGCTGCTCCCCCCGGCCGAGTTGACCACCGTGAGCGGTCTGCGCCGCGCCCTCCAGAGCCGGGACGGGCAGAGCACCACCGAGACGCTGCTGGAGCGGCTGCGCGCGACTCCGGACAACGCGACGTTCCTGCGCCGGATCCAGCCGACGCTGCCCGCCGGCTGA
- a CDS encoding D-alanyl-D-alanine carboxypeptidase family protein, translating into MTIGSTSRAALSTCALCAAGLLVLAPAATAARTAPDPGATGGPRVAGPQPSLLDRPGTQVRPRAGAPRVPRVSALSWVVADAGTGEVLAARDAHRRLPPASTLKTLFALTVLPVLPGGVRHTVRKDELRGIGPGSSLVGVAEGRTYRVSDLWRGVFLNSGNDAVHVLAELSGGWRSTAARMQAKARSLGALDTRVLSPDGYDTPGQVSSAHDLAVFGRAGLRSAEFTRYCGTVRARFPGGHGWSYVIQNTNRLLTGSDGVEPYRGLVGVKNGYTSKAGHTLIAAARRGGRTLVVTVMNPRSGGGFAVYEEARALLDWGFGAAGRVDPVGSLDALRVRPRPGPEVRPAAVTPTEDDDYASGWPTTGAIAGAALGGAAVTALLLRPRIRRSAGS; encoded by the coding sequence ATGACAATCGGATCTACTTCCCGGGCTGCCCTGTCCACCTGCGCGCTGTGCGCGGCGGGCCTTCTGGTGCTCGCTCCGGCCGCGACGGCCGCCCGTACGGCGCCGGATCCCGGTGCGACCGGCGGACCGCGGGTGGCGGGCCCGCAGCCGAGCCTGCTCGACCGCCCCGGCACGCAGGTCAGGCCGCGGGCCGGGGCGCCCAGGGTGCCGCGTGTCTCGGCGCTGTCGTGGGTGGTGGCCGACGCCGGTACGGGTGAGGTGCTGGCGGCACGGGACGCGCACCGCAGGCTGCCGCCCGCCAGCACGCTGAAGACGCTGTTCGCGCTCACCGTGCTGCCGGTCCTGCCGGGCGGTGTCCGGCACACGGTCCGCAAGGACGAGCTGAGGGGGATCGGGCCGGGCAGCAGTCTGGTCGGGGTCGCGGAGGGGCGTACGTACCGGGTCTCCGACCTGTGGCGCGGGGTGTTCCTCAACTCCGGCAACGACGCCGTGCACGTCCTGGCCGAACTGAGCGGCGGCTGGCGCTCCACGGCCGCCCGGATGCAGGCCAAGGCCCGCTCCCTCGGCGCCCTCGACACCCGGGTGCTGTCGCCGGACGGGTACGACACGCCGGGCCAGGTGTCCTCGGCCCACGACCTCGCCGTCTTCGGCCGGGCGGGGCTGCGCAGTGCGGAGTTCACGCGGTACTGCGGCACCGTGCGGGCCCGGTTCCCGGGCGGGCACGGATGGTCGTACGTCATCCAGAACACCAACCGGCTACTGACCGGCTCCGACGGTGTGGAGCCGTACCGGGGGCTGGTCGGCGTCAAGAACGGGTACACCAGCAAAGCCGGTCACACGCTGATCGCCGCCGCCCGCCGGGGCGGGCGCACGCTGGTCGTGACGGTGATGAACCCTCGGTCGGGCGGCGGTTTCGCGGTGTACGAGGAGGCGCGCGCGCTGCTGGACTGGGGGTTCGGCGCCGCCGGCCGGGTCGATCCGGTGGGATCGCTCGACGCGCTGCGGGTGCGCCCGCGTCCCGGCCCTGAGGTGCGGCCCGCTGCCGTGACCCCCACCGAGGACGACGACTACGCCTCGGGGTGGCCGACGACGGGGGCGATCGCGGGAGCGGCGCTGGGCGGAGCGGCGGTGACGGCGCTGCTGCTGAGGCCCAGGATCCGTCGCTCGGCGGGGAGTTGA
- a CDS encoding glycosyltransferase 87 family protein, translated as MRAPTTDRGRLLLVLAVVTCVTVFTATVPLLRGWFDLRVYHGAVDTWIHHGGRLYDYRVPGTMYGFTYPPFAAVAMLPMALLGLHTAIAVALLLDLIALTVVLRVLVGPAWRLYGWYGAALGVCALALFEPLRDTVSFGQVNLLLLALVLIDAWLLATGRERWAGIGIGLAAAVKLTPAIFIGLLLLALRWRAAALATLVAAGATAFAAWVAPGASRFYWTVAMWDTSRVGDLAYVSNQSLQGILARLGEPDRVVWAAAVVPVLCVWVVRTRRAVAAGEWVTAFALTGLTACLVSPITWVHHLVWLLPSFAVLIRAGHARVAGALYAVLCTSVVWLWVDDASGVDGFLGSNIYTWITLGLLLWLPIGQLPAERRILGLSSSAVTAAPPSAAPAIAPVVGHPEA; from the coding sequence ATGAGGGCGCCGACCACGGACCGGGGGCGCCTGCTGCTGGTGCTCGCCGTCGTCACCTGCGTGACCGTCTTCACCGCGACCGTGCCGCTACTGCGCGGCTGGTTCGACCTGCGCGTCTACCACGGAGCCGTCGACACCTGGATCCACCACGGCGGACGGCTCTACGACTACCGGGTGCCCGGCACGATGTACGGGTTCACCTACCCGCCCTTCGCGGCCGTCGCCATGCTGCCGATGGCGCTCCTCGGCCTGCACACGGCGATCGCCGTCGCCCTGCTGCTCGATCTGATCGCGCTGACCGTGGTGCTGCGCGTCCTCGTCGGGCCCGCCTGGCGGCTCTACGGCTGGTACGGCGCCGCGCTGGGCGTCTGCGCGCTCGCCCTGTTCGAACCGCTGCGCGACACGGTCAGCTTCGGGCAGGTGAATCTCCTGCTGCTGGCCCTCGTGCTGATCGACGCGTGGCTGCTCGCCACCGGCCGGGAGCGCTGGGCGGGCATCGGGATCGGTCTCGCCGCCGCGGTGAAGCTGACGCCGGCGATCTTCATCGGGCTGCTGCTGCTCGCCCTGCGCTGGCGCGCGGCCGCGCTCGCGACCCTCGTGGCGGCCGGGGCGACGGCGTTCGCGGCCTGGGTCGCCCCGGGCGCCTCCCGCTTCTACTGGACCGTGGCGATGTGGGACACCAGCCGTGTGGGCGACCTCGCCTACGTCTCCAACCAGTCGCTCCAGGGCATCCTGGCCCGGCTGGGCGAACCGGACCGCGTGGTGTGGGCGGCGGCGGTCGTGCCGGTGCTGTGCGTGTGGGTGGTGCGGACCCGCAGGGCGGTCGCGGCGGGGGAGTGGGTGACGGCGTTCGCCCTCACCGGACTCACCGCCTGCCTGGTCAGCCCGATCACCTGGGTCCACCACCTCGTCTGGCTGCTGCCGTCCTTCGCGGTACTGATCCGCGCCGGGCACGCGCGCGTCGCGGGCGCCCTGTACGCGGTGCTGTGCACGAGCGTGGTCTGGCTCTGGGTCGACGACGCCTCGGGCGTGGACGGTTTCCTGGGCAGCAACATCTACACCTGGATCACCCTGGGTCTGCTGCTGTGGCTGCCGATCGGTCAACTCCCCGCCGAGCGACGGATCCTGGGCCTCAGCAGCAGCGCCGTCACCGCCGCTCCGCCCAGCGCCGCTCCCGCGATCGCCCCCGTCGTCGGCCACCCCGAGGCGTAG
- the mptB gene encoding polyprenol phosphomannose-dependent alpha 1,6 mannosyltransferase MptB, translating into MAFPVDLRRCQILGLAGTAFLAAGGETAGALPVRELLSPSSPHAALGLVGAYFGVVLLIAAWALLGRLVRGSAPPSPRALLTVLVIWAAPLLLAPPLFSRDVYSYLAQGAMVDAHMDVYAHGPARLGGPLAAEVAPLWQHTGAPYGPVFLGVASVLSGLTRGELPAGLFGMRVVALLGVALMAAALPRLARHSGADPAAALWLGALNPLVLLHLVAGAHNDAVMLGLLGVGLVAALGRWPVLGAVLVTLAALVKAPAVLGLAAVVVLQVRAGRDRGRAVVVTAAAAAVTTVAATAVAGTGYGWIGALNTPVSPQNWALTSLLGRATGSLLEHLGSDLAPLAVPAWHAFGIVAAVVAVLVIWLRLGPRPVYALGLSLAAVAAFGPAIRPWYALWGLFLIAAAAPSGSVRHRVAAVTGVLALATLPSGGPADTGQLVLAVAGGVLAVIVLWQAHQAELAPMAGRTA; encoded by the coding sequence ATGGCTTTTCCCGTCGATCTCCGCCGCTGCCAGATCCTCGGTCTGGCCGGAACCGCCTTCCTCGCGGCGGGCGGTGAGACCGCGGGAGCCCTGCCCGTGCGGGAACTCCTGTCCCCGTCCTCCCCGCACGCGGCCCTCGGCCTGGTCGGCGCCTACTTCGGGGTCGTCCTGCTGATCGCGGCCTGGGCGCTGCTCGGACGGCTGGTCCGCGGCTCCGCGCCCCCCAGCCCGCGCGCCCTGCTCACGGTCCTGGTGATCTGGGCGGCCCCGCTGCTGCTCGCGCCCCCGCTGTTCAGCCGGGACGTGTACAGCTATCTCGCCCAGGGCGCCATGGTCGACGCGCACATGGACGTCTACGCCCACGGTCCCGCCCGGCTCGGCGGCCCGCTCGCCGCCGAGGTCGCCCCGCTGTGGCAGCACACCGGTGCCCCGTACGGCCCGGTGTTCCTCGGCGTCGCCTCGGTACTGTCCGGGCTGACCCGGGGCGAACTCCCCGCGGGCCTCTTCGGGATGCGGGTCGTCGCGCTGCTCGGGGTCGCCCTGATGGCCGCCGCGCTGCCCCGCCTGGCCCGGCACAGCGGCGCCGATCCGGCCGCCGCGCTCTGGCTCGGCGCCCTCAACCCGCTCGTCCTGCTCCACCTGGTCGCCGGCGCCCACAACGACGCCGTCATGCTCGGCCTGCTCGGCGTCGGCCTGGTCGCCGCACTCGGCCGTTGGCCGGTGCTCGGCGCCGTACTGGTCACCCTCGCCGCCCTGGTGAAGGCACCCGCCGTGCTCGGGCTCGCCGCGGTCGTCGTCCTCCAGGTGCGGGCGGGACGGGACCGGGGCAGAGCCGTCGTCGTCACGGCCGCCGCGGCGGCGGTCACCACGGTCGCCGCGACGGCGGTGGCCGGAACGGGCTACGGCTGGATAGGGGCGCTCAACACCCCCGTGTCCCCGCAGAACTGGGCACTCACCAGCCTGCTCGGCCGGGCCACCGGATCCCTGTTGGAACATCTCGGCAGTGACCTGGCGCCCCTGGCCGTCCCCGCCTGGCACGCCTTCGGCATCGTCGCCGCCGTGGTCGCCGTCCTGGTGATATGGCTGCGGCTGGGACCGCGCCCGGTGTACGCGCTCGGCCTGAGCCTCGCGGCCGTGGCCGCCTTCGGCCCGGCGATCCGCCCCTGGTACGCGCTGTGGGGGCTGTTCCTCATCGCGGCGGCCGCCCCCAGCGGCTCGGTACGGCACCGGGTGGCCGCCGTGACCGGTGTGCTGGCGCTGGCGACCCTGCCGAGCGGCGGTCCGGCCGACACCGGCCAGCTGGTCCTGGCCGTCGCCGGCGGTGTCCTCGCGGTGATCGTCCTGTGGCAGGCCCACCAGGCGGAACTGGCTCCGATGGCGGGGCGTACGGCATGA
- a CDS encoding glutaminase, which yields MVIMTSSMTFQPVLEHIAAEVERMPGRGRVADYIPALAARDPRRFGMAVAELDGTVYGVGDWREPFSTQSLTKVFTLALVLAREGDELWEYVGREPSGNPFNSLVQLEYENGIPRNPFINAGALVVTDRLQTRTGDAAGELLTFLRSESGNARLDFDKDIADSEAAHGDRNAALAHFMAAYGNIGNPIPVLLDQYFRQCSLTASCADLALATTFLARHGLRADGSRLLTQSQAKQVNAVMLTCGTYDAAGDFAYRVGLPGKSGVGGGIIAVVPGRCTLCVWSPGLDERGNSVAGVAALDRFTTLTGVSVF from the coding sequence ATGGTGATCATGACGTCGTCGATGACCTTCCAGCCGGTCCTGGAGCACATCGCGGCCGAGGTCGAGCGTATGCCCGGCCGCGGCCGGGTCGCGGACTACATCCCGGCGCTCGCGGCCCGCGACCCGCGCCGCTTCGGCATGGCCGTCGCCGAACTGGACGGCACGGTGTACGGGGTGGGGGACTGGCGTGAGCCGTTCTCCACGCAGTCCCTCACCAAGGTCTTCACCCTCGCGCTGGTCCTGGCCCGCGAGGGCGACGAACTCTGGGAGTACGTGGGCCGCGAACCCTCCGGCAACCCCTTCAACTCCCTGGTGCAGCTGGAGTACGAGAACGGCATCCCGCGCAACCCGTTCATCAACGCGGGCGCACTCGTCGTCACCGACCGCCTCCAGACCCGTACCGGAGACGCGGCCGGTGAGCTGCTGACCTTCCTCCGCTCGGAGAGCGGCAACGCGCGCCTGGACTTCGACAAGGACATCGCCGACTCCGAGGCCGCGCACGGCGACCGCAACGCGGCGCTGGCCCACTTCATGGCGGCGTACGGCAACATCGGCAACCCGATCCCGGTCCTGCTCGACCAGTACTTCCGCCAGTGCTCGCTCACGGCCTCCTGCGCCGACCTCGCCCTGGCCACCACCTTCCTGGCCCGGCACGGCCTCCGCGCCGACGGCTCCCGCCTGCTCACCCAGAGCCAGGCCAAGCAGGTCAACGCGGTGATGCTGACCTGCGGCACGTACGACGCGGCCGGCGACTTCGCCTACCGCGTCGGCCTGCCCGGCAAGAGCGGGGTGGGCGGCGGCATCATCGCGGTCGTCCCGGGCCGCTGCACGCTGTGCGTGTGGAGCCCGGGACTGGACGAACGCGGTAACTCCGTGGCAGGCGTGGCGGCACTGGACCGCTTCACCACCCTCACCGGGGTGTCGGTGTTCTAG
- the aspA gene encoding aspartate ammonia-lyase: protein MTAVTRSEHDLLGDRDVPADAYWGVHTLRATENFPITGTPISAYPHLIDALAAVKEAAALANEELGLLEPGKAAVIVEACREIREGKLHEQFVVDVIQGGAGTSTNMNANEVIANRALELLGHAKGEYAYLHPNEDVNLGQSTNDVYPTAVKIATVYAVRGLLEAMAVLEGAFAAKAVEFHDVLKMGRTQLQDAVPMTLGQEFSAYAVMVGEDRQRLDEAVQLIHEINLGATAIGTGLNAPAGYAESARRHLAGITGLPLVTAANLVEATQDCGAFVQMSGVLKRIAVKLSKSCNDLRLLSSGPRAGLGEINLPPVQAGSSIMPGKVNPVIPEVVNQVAFEVIGNDVTITMAAEAGQLQLNAFEPIILHSLSESLTHLRAACLTLAERCVEGITANTEALRASVENSIGLVTALNPHIGYTAATAIAKEALVTGRGVAELVLEKGLLPAETLTDLLRPEILAGSGPLPA from the coding sequence ATGACCGCCGTCACCCGTAGCGAACACGATCTGCTCGGCGACCGTGATGTCCCCGCCGACGCCTACTGGGGTGTCCACACCCTGCGCGCCACCGAGAACTTCCCCATCACGGGCACCCCGATCTCCGCCTACCCGCACCTGATCGACGCCCTCGCGGCCGTGAAGGAGGCCGCCGCCCTCGCGAACGAGGAGCTGGGCCTGCTGGAGCCGGGCAAGGCCGCGGTGATCGTGGAGGCGTGCCGGGAGATCCGTGAGGGCAAACTGCACGAGCAGTTCGTCGTGGACGTCATCCAGGGCGGGGCCGGGACCTCGACCAACATGAACGCCAACGAGGTGATCGCGAACCGGGCGTTGGAGCTGCTGGGCCACGCGAAGGGTGAGTACGCGTACCTGCACCCCAACGAGGACGTCAACCTGGGCCAGTCCACCAATGACGTCTACCCGACCGCGGTGAAGATCGCGACGGTGTACGCGGTGCGCGGACTGCTGGAGGCGATGGCCGTGCTGGAGGGCGCCTTCGCGGCCAAGGCGGTGGAGTTCCACGACGTGCTCAAGATGGGCCGTACGCAGTTGCAGGACGCGGTGCCGATGACGCTCGGTCAGGAGTTCTCGGCGTATGCGGTCATGGTGGGCGAGGACCGTCAACGTCTTGACGAGGCAGTGCAGTTGATCCATGAGATCAACCTCGGTGCCACGGCGATCGGCACCGGACTCAACGCACCGGCCGGATACGCCGAGTCGGCGCGCCGGCACCTGGCCGGGATCACCGGTCTGCCGCTGGTGACGGCCGCGAACCTGGTGGAGGCCACCCAGGACTGCGGGGCGTTCGTGCAGATGTCGGGGGTGCTGAAGCGGATCGCGGTGAAGCTCTCCAAGAGCTGCAACGACCTGCGACTGCTGTCCTCGGGACCGCGCGCGGGGCTGGGGGAGATCAACCTGCCGCCGGTGCAGGCCGGTTCGTCGATCATGCCGGGGAAGGTCAACCCGGTGATCCCGGAGGTCGTCAACCAGGTCGCCTTCGAGGTGATCGGCAATGACGTGACCATCACGATGGCCGCGGAGGCGGGTCAGCTCCAGCTCAACGCGTTCGAGCCGATCATCCTGCACTCCCTGTCGGAGTCCCTCACCCATCTGCGGGCGGCGTGTCTGACGCTCGCGGAGCGGTGCGTGGAGGGCATCACGGCCAACACCGAGGCGTTGCGGGCGAGCGTGGAGAACTCCATCGGTCTGGTGACGGCCCTGAACCCGCACATCGGGTACACGGCGGCCACCGCCATCGCCAAGGAGGCCCTGGTCACGGGGCGTGGAGTGGCCGAACTCGTCCTGGAGAAGGGCCTGTTGCCCGCCGAGACCCTCACCGACCTGCTGCGCCCGGAGATCCTGGCCGGCAGCGGACCGCTGCCGGCCTGA
- a CDS encoding asparaginase: protein MYSSSVADAPLIREPLHAPVAHLIRGGVVEGIHYGSVVVLGADGRVDFQLGDIEAAFYPRSAIKPVQAVAMVRAGLPLDGELLSLAAASHSGEERHLAGTRRILELAGVGEGALRNVPDMPFDPVVRDAWVREGRLPSRIAQNCSGKHAAMLYTCVLNDWPLEGYLDPGHPLQQAVAEIVEDLTGQRIARVTVDGCGAPLFSVSLHGLARATARITSAAPGTPEARVADAMREHVEMASGAGRDVAALMRAVPGLLSKDGFEGVQVAALPDGRAVAVKIADGANRARVPVAAAALAWAGVDPSLLTEFQGEALLGGGHEVGRVRPVRSLEPVAVPACA from the coding sequence ATGTACAGCAGTTCCGTCGCGGACGCACCCCTGATCCGCGAGCCCCTCCACGCCCCCGTCGCCCACCTGATACGCGGCGGTGTCGTGGAGGGCATCCACTACGGTTCCGTCGTCGTCCTCGGCGCGGACGGACGGGTCGACTTCCAGCTCGGCGACATCGAGGCCGCGTTCTACCCGCGGTCGGCGATCAAGCCCGTACAGGCCGTCGCCATGGTGCGGGCCGGGCTGCCACTGGACGGCGAGCTGCTCTCGCTCGCCGCCGCGAGCCACTCCGGCGAGGAACGCCACCTCGCCGGGACCCGGCGGATCCTGGAGCTGGCCGGCGTCGGCGAGGGCGCCCTGCGCAACGTGCCGGACATGCCGTTCGACCCCGTCGTCCGCGATGCCTGGGTGCGGGAGGGACGACTGCCCTCCCGGATCGCCCAGAACTGCTCCGGCAAGCACGCGGCGATGCTCTACACGTGCGTCCTCAACGACTGGCCTCTGGAGGGTTACCTCGATCCCGGGCACCCGCTCCAGCAGGCCGTCGCGGAGATCGTCGAGGACCTGACCGGGCAGCGGATCGCCCGGGTGACCGTCGACGGCTGCGGGGCTCCCCTCTTCTCCGTGTCGCTGCACGGCCTCGCGCGCGCCACCGCGCGGATCACCTCCGCCGCTCCGGGCACACCGGAGGCCCGGGTCGCCGACGCCATGCGTGAACACGTGGAGATGGCGTCCGGTGCGGGCCGGGACGTGGCCGCGCTGATGCGGGCCGTGCCGGGGCTGTTGTCCAAGGACGGCTTCGAGGGAGTGCAGGTCGCCGCCCTCCCCGACGGCCGCGCCGTCGCCGTGAAGATCGCGGACGGGGCGAACCGGGCGCGCGTGCCGGTCGCCGCTGCGGCGCTGGCGTGGGCCGGGGTGGATCCGTCGCTGCTCACCGAGTTCCAGGGCGAGGCGCTGCTCGGGGGCGGCCATGAGGTCGGGCGTGTGCGGCCCGTTCGTTCGCTGGAGCCGGTTGCCGTGCCGGCCTGCGCCTAA
- a CDS encoding amino acid permease, with protein sequence MSEQSLHDGVQKRSSHVDAGDEGYSKSLKHRHVNMIAIGGAIGTGLFLGAGGRLAEAGPSLFIAYAVCGIFAFLVVRALGELVLYRPSSGAFVSYAREFLGEKGAYVAGWMYFLNWATTGIADITAVAVYTHYWGMFSDIPQWVIALIALAVVLTVNLISVKMFGELEFWFAIIKVGALVAFMLIGIFLLATQHEVGDTTPGPSLITDNGGIFPNGLLPMLLIIQGVVFAYASVELVGVAAGETENPEKIMPKAINSIMWRVGLFYVGSVVLLSMLLPWNKYTSGQSPFVTVLSNIGIPAAGGVMNLVVVTAAMSSLNSGLYSTGRILRSMAMSGSAPRFTAVMSRSQVPYGGILLTSGICVLGVGLNFVVPDDAFEIVLNFAAIGILSTWAMIMVCHLLFWQKTQKGDLSRPGYRLPGSPWTELVTLAFLASVLVLMYADGGAGRTTVLCLPLIVGALVAGWFAVRGRVARASTDT encoded by the coding sequence GTGAGCGAGCAGTCCCTGCACGACGGCGTGCAGAAACGTTCCAGCCATGTCGATGCCGGAGACGAGGGCTACAGCAAGTCCCTCAAGCACCGGCACGTCAACATGATCGCCATCGGTGGCGCGATAGGCACCGGCCTCTTCCTCGGCGCCGGCGGCCGCCTCGCCGAGGCCGGCCCCTCCCTGTTCATCGCCTACGCGGTCTGCGGAATCTTCGCCTTCCTCGTGGTCCGCGCCCTCGGTGAACTCGTCCTGTACCGCCCGTCCTCCGGCGCCTTCGTCTCCTACGCCCGGGAGTTCCTCGGCGAGAAGGGCGCGTACGTCGCGGGCTGGATGTACTTCCTGAACTGGGCCACCACCGGTATCGCCGACATCACCGCGGTGGCCGTCTACACCCACTACTGGGGCATGTTCTCCGACATCCCGCAGTGGGTGATCGCGCTCATCGCGCTCGCGGTCGTCCTCACCGTGAACCTCATTTCGGTGAAGATGTTCGGCGAGCTGGAGTTCTGGTTCGCCATCATCAAGGTGGGCGCGCTCGTGGCGTTCATGCTGATCGGCATCTTCCTGCTGGCCACCCAGCACGAGGTCGGCGACACCACCCCCGGCCCGTCCCTGATCACCGACAACGGCGGCATCTTCCCCAACGGCCTGCTGCCCATGCTGCTGATCATCCAGGGCGTCGTCTTCGCCTACGCCTCCGTCGAACTGGTCGGCGTCGCCGCCGGCGAGACCGAGAACCCCGAGAAGATCATGCCGAAGGCGATCAACTCGATCATGTGGCGCGTCGGCCTCTTCTACGTCGGCTCCGTCGTCCTGCTGTCGATGCTGCTGCCCTGGAACAAGTACACGTCCGGCCAGAGCCCCTTCGTCACCGTGCTGTCCAACATCGGCATCCCGGCGGCCGGCGGCGTCATGAACCTCGTCGTCGTCACCGCGGCCATGTCCTCGCTCAACTCCGGCCTGTACTCCACCGGCCGCATCCTGCGCTCCATGGCGATGTCCGGCTCCGCCCCCAGGTTCACCGCGGTGATGAGCCGCAGCCAGGTCCCCTACGGCGGCATCCTGCTCACCAGCGGCATCTGCGTCCTCGGCGTCGGCCTCAACTTCGTCGTCCCCGACGACGCGTTCGAGATCGTGCTGAACTTCGCCGCGATCGGCATCCTGTCCACCTGGGCCATGATCATGGTCTGTCACCTGCTCTTCTGGCAGAAGACCCAGAAGGGCGACCTCAGCCGCCCCGGCTACCGTCTGCCGGGCTCCCCCTGGACCGAACTCGTGACGCTGGCCTTCCTCGCCTCCGTCCTGGTCCTCATGTACGCCGACGGAGGCGCAGGCCGCACCACCGTGCTGTGCCTGCCGCTCATCGTCGGGGCACTGGTCGCCGGATGGTTCGCAGTCCGGGGCCGGGTCGCCCGAGCGTCCACCGACACCTAA